CCCTTCAAAAAGAGAGGCTAATCTCCTATTATTAGCAAAGTTATCAATGAGCTCTACAACTGCATTCCCGCCTTTGATCTGATCCGTAATTAGCGTAGTCGATTTAATTTGGAGATCCCACCATTGCCAGTCTGTGTGATTATCTGTTGGGAAATCGGCAAATACAGGGTGTTTAGGGTCACAAAGTAGGCCCATGGTACCGGCCTGTTTTGGAAAATGTACTGGGCTCCAAAAAACAGGAACGAACTTTCCTTCAATGCCGTCTATTTTCTTCCAATCGGGATTTAAAAGCACCTTTTTCCCTTCTTTCAGTAAGCGCATTGCTTCCGCCAGTTCGCGCGTATAGCTCACTTCCCCAAAATCAACTGCGACCTGTTGAGGGTATACCCAAATATTCCAATGATTTTCATAGGATGTACCTTCCAGTTTAAGTTGAATTGTCAATTTCTTCGCCCGTCCAATTGCTTGTAATGGTACCTCAAAATGTCCCACATGGCCTTGATGCCCCTTTTCAATGGTCGACTGAAAATGTCCTTGTGCGATTATTTTTCCCCCATCCTTCAGGAACCAGCTAATCCCCTGATTCTTCAAAACCGCCTGACCATAATTACTCACATCGATAGAAGCTTCGAACGTTTCATTGTTGGTATATACAGCTTTCGCAAACTGGAGCAAAGGCACTACAGGAGCGCTAAATTGTCGAAATTCGGCCGCAGGAAGTATATCTTTACTGTCCCAAAAAGCATCTAATAATCCTACCAGCGCCGTTCCCTGACCTGGGAAATCATGAAGATCAAGGAGCTGATAACCGCTGATACCGGGTGTCTTCAATGCTCTTTCCATCTCCTCCTTATATAGAATAGCAGCCAATTTTCCTGAGGACATCGTATATGCTTTGGCCTTATGTAATAATCCCTTTTGTTTCAGATCTTCTGCTACAGAAATGAAGTTTAGCGGTTTTAGAACACCTTGATATTTTTTGATTTCGGCGAGATTGGGATAGACAGCATATTGTCCAATTTCATGCGTCACGACCGGAATCGAAATTCCTTCCAAAGCATTGCTATAATTTTTATTAAAGGTAGGTGCTTCACTATTAAATATACCTTGTCCCCGCACCCAGCCCCTGGCTGTCCACTGGGTGATCAGATAATCATCATAGGGTTCTTCCTTCACACCATGCCCTTGCTGGAATGTAAAAGAAGTTGCCGTATAAAGATGCCGTCTGTCTTTCTCCTTTAGGTGTTTTACTAAAGCATTCAGCGCGTTGAAATCACCACTCAATTCATTCCCCATACTCCAAAAGCAAAAGGATGGATGATTTCCATAGGTCTCTATTATTCGATCGGCCTCTTCATATAGAAAATTCATCACGCCCTCATCTTTACCAATATTATTCTCCCAGATCGGCAACTCAATCTGAAGATAGAAACCCAATTCGTCGGCAACAGCAAAGGCCGCCTCCGGAGGACACCATGAATGAAACCGCAGATGATTTAGTCCCCATTCGCGCGCTGTCCGAAAGACTTTCCGCCAACCGGCCTTATCCATTGGCGGATGTCCTGTTAACGGGAAAATACTGCATTCTAATGTTCCTCTCAAAAATAAAGGCTCACCATTGACTTTTAGCATTGTCCCATCAGTAGAAAGCTCACGCATACCTATTGAGGTACGCAATGTTGATACGGCATCTGCAGCTTTCAACTCCACACCGATGTCGTACAAATGCGGCGAAAATTCGCTCCAAAGTTTCAGTCTATCCCCAAGAAGGTAGCTTAGGTTGATCGTTGAATCCCCCCGCGAGAGCTGAATAGTTTTTTCAACTGGTGGTAGGGAACCCATGTTGTCTTTTACCGCTATTTTCAGTTTACCCACAACGCCCTTTGCTAGTTTGTTTCGGAGATTGATCTGCAGATTGATTTCCTTCTTCGCTAGATTAGGGCTAGCATACACCGACTTCAGACGCACCGCATCATAGGCCTGAATAGCAATCTTTCCAAGAATACCATTCCAAATAATTTGGGTGTGATCGGTATAAGCATGCGCCATATCATCAACGCTGATGGGGAGTTTTTTTCTGTTATCTACGCGAATTGTCAACCGATGTTTCTTCCCAGCTTTCAGAAGTGAGCTTAAGTCAAACTCATGCGGACTGACAAGGCTACGTTGCTTTTGGACCACTGCTACCCCGTCGATCCAAATCATGGACTCCCAAAGAACACGCTCGAGGGTTAAGATCATCTCCTTACCAGCCCAACCTGCCGGAATTGAAAGTTCCCGTGTATACCATGCTGCTCCCACATAACGATGTGCTCGCGTTAAATGCGAAAGTTGAGGTTTGGCAAGAGCAGGTGTCAACGTATTTAAGGCTCCTAAACCCGCATCATCTGTTGTTCCTGGTAATTTGATCGATGTTTCGAACGATTTACCAGCCCAGCCCTGCTCAATACCGACATCTTCGGGATCAAGCCGAACTTTCCACTCACCTGCAAGGTCAAGCTGATTTAGTCCATCTGCCCAGGCCGTGTAACTTTGAAATAGAATGACGAATACTATGATATAGCGATACATACGAAATTATTTCTTTAAAGAAGTTTCACTTAAGAAAGAATGCATGATAGCCTGGCTCCCTTGGTGATTGGGATCCAACTGCTGAACTTGCGATAAATAATCCATTGCCAGAGCACGATCCCCATTCCCCAAATACCCCAATCCCATGACATACAGACAATGTATTTTATTCTTATCATCCAGATTTTCCTCCCAAATATCCATATCAGGTAAGGAAACTGCAAAATAATCTATTTTAAAAGGCTTGTCAATATATAACTTTCCATGATCTATTAAGCATTGAAAGCGTTGTTCAGCTCGCCCTGGATCACCAAGCTCATGCCAGGCTAAACCCTGATAGAATATCTTATCTGGTTGTGGATCATTATAGAAAAGGGCTTGCTGGGGTTCATCAGCACCCTCTGTTGCTTTATAGAAATAAACCTTAGCTTCTTCTTCCCGACCCAATAAACGATAGACAAGCCCTTTATAATAGTGAATGTCGTTTTCCTCCATGGTAATCAGCTTACCTTCACCAAGATTATGTGGGTAATAATCAATTGCCTCTAGCAAGGAAAGCGCCTGCTGCAGTTCACTCTGCAGTATCGATTTTTTGGCCAATTCCAGCTGAGATATCGTGTACTGACGAGAGACCTTTCCTTCTCCTCCTTCCCAGGGCTTAAACTGCCGCGAAGCAAGCAACGTTTTCGCGCGCTCGTATTCGCCCAACAGATTAAACAGGGTGATCCGCTCCAAGAATAGATCATCTCTAAGCGTCACCAAATCCGGATATCGATCGAGTAACGCCAACCTCTCTTTGTAAGGACGGCCCTCCTTCTTGTAGAGCTGATGAAGCTCCATGAGTAAACGTGCATCAGTTTCATCCAATGAAAATGCCCGCTCCAATAAAGTCACGGCATCTTTCTTCTTGCCTATCCGATTATAATAAGCTAAGGCCAGATTGCGAAAAACGGTAGGAAACTGTCCATCCAACTGGATCGCATGCTCCCAACAGTCTGCCGCATCCTGATGCTGTCTTTTTCCATACCAAAGATTGCCCAAATAATACGAGGCCTTTGCGTCAGCATCATTTAAACCGATGGCATGTCGGAGAATTGCAATCTCTTCCAAACGATTTGGGAAACAATAGGTAGGATCCATGAGGATGGCTCGGTCACAGTAAGTTTTTGCCCTGTCATGCAAGCCTAACTGGGTCGCAAAATAACCTAACGTATAATATACCATAGGGTAAACTAAGGTTACATCTTCAATGTTTTTTTCCAGCAGTAACGATGCCTCTTCATACAGACCGGCATGCGCAAAATCCAATGCGTACTCTATCACACTATGAATATTAACCCGCGCTAAATCGAGAATAGGAGAAAAAATGGATTCTTCTTTATTTAACAGGTACCATTCGAATCGACAGCCCATATTAAAGGGATCCAATTCCATTGATTCCTGAATAAATGCTAAAGCGGCATCTTTTGCCCCAAGTTTTCTTAAAATAGAGGCCTTCAGCTGTCGTCCTTTGTGGTGATACCAGTTTCGGCTCAATGAGTGATCTATTTTTTCCAAAGCAGCTTTCCAATCGCCTCTCTTCGCATCAATTTGTGCCAAACCAAAATAGCCAGAATCCTTCCAGGCGGCATTCCAGGTTGCTTTGTAGAAAGCTGCATAAGCTCCATTCAAATCCCCAGATAGTTGCAGAGCTACACCTAGGTTGTAATAAGGTTCTCCATCATAAGGATTGGGATTACGCTCCGTAGCGCGTGCGATAGCGGTCTCAAAATAAGGAATCGACGCATTGATCTTACCGCTTCGCAACAAGAAAGCACCCATTGCATTATTACATCGGATATCGTTCGGTTCACGTCGCAGCGCTTCCTTATAATAATCCAATGGATTATAAGTTGCATGTCGGTACTGTTCCAAATGCTGTCCCGTCAAAAACAATTCTTCGATGGAACGAATATCTTCGGGTAGCAATGCTGCCTGTGCTGGTTTGGGCATATCTTTAGCATCCTTTGCCTGCTCTTGCTGGTAGACCAATATTTCATGGTTATTTTTATCATACACAGTCAATAGGAGTTCGGTTGGATCACCGTCCAATCCAGCAACACTTTGGGTATAAATATTCCGAGGAGAACAGTCCGCTTGCTCGTCCAAATAGATTTTACCTGCCGTATTGCGTAACAAAATACGTATACCTTCATACGTCCCCGTTGTATATAAGACAATGTGAGCTGTCTGCTCCCTAACCTCCATATTGAGCACCACATCTTTTGTTGCATTTTTCACCTGTCCGACCTCTGCGTAAGGCATAAAATACTGAGACCAGGATTTCACTTCATAAGGTTGTAACCAAGCAAAATCAGGCTGATTATCGGTATATACACCGGCCATCAATTCAATATACGGTCCATTTTCATCGGTCAAGTTTCTATCCCAGGCGACACCAAAATCACCATTTCCCCAGGTCCACTGTTTTTTCCCGGGTGAAATGTGATGATCGGCCACATGCAACATCCCCGCATTGGTCGCACCGGCCTCATAGCCGCCAACGAAATTGTATTTCGATTGAATGGCCATATAGGAGGTCGGAACAGGAATATTCTTGTATTGTGCTATATCAACACCAGCTGAGTAATCGTACTTGTAGTAAGTCCCCCGAGCAATTGGGAAAGAGGAAACCTCTCGCTTTCCATGATCAAAAACGGCATTGACGTCGGGAGGGAAGACGGAAAAATAGTCATCATTCACAACAACAGCCGGATTGGCCCACCACAGAAAGGTTTGTGGCAATGCTGTCCGATTATACACCTGAACCTTTATTTCTAGATATGCTTTGTCGGGATGCAATGTAAATCCCTGCATGGCCTTCATCCGAAACATACGTTCGATTTCGTTGCACCAAACCGTAATGCTTCCATCGCTGTTGTATTCGATTAAATGCTCTGTTGGCATAAAAGTAGTCGGTCGATGATGCTGTGGCCAATTAAATTCAATCCCTCCCGAAATCCAAGGGCCAGTAAGCCCTACCAAAGCCGGCTTGATCACTTCATTATAATAAACAAAATGTCGTTCTCGGACTTTATCATAAGCCATATGAACCCGCCCACCTAAGGCTGGAAGAATCATCACCTTGATATATTCATTTTCAAGAAATAGCGCTTGATAGATCTTATTTCGCTTCTGATCGCTAATTTTCTCTATGATCGGATAAGGATATACTACCCCTGAGCTACCTTGATATACGCGTTTTTCAGCAAATATGGGATTTTTCTCCATTGTTCCAATCTCGTATGTTGGAATAGCAACCTGCTCCTCCCATGCTTTTACAATCCCTTTCTGGTCTACTGTTGATTTTATAAGATAACGAGTTAATTCTGTCATTTTCTTGATACGCTAATAGGTTTATATAGGTCGAGTTGATTTCGTTGATGATCCGGGTGCCAATTATCCTTCCAGTTCTTGTTCAATTTCTTCTAAGCTTTTTCCTTTGGTCTCTTTCAATCGGCTCCATAGAAACAGACAACCGATAAAACAGACTCCACCATACAGCCAGAATGTACCAGCTGCACCCAGGTTTTGATTCAGTAAAGGAAACGTATAGGTGAGCACAAAACATGCAATCCATAATAACGATGTTGCAATCGCCATGGCCTGCGCCCTTACAGCGGTAGGGAATATTTCGGCGATAATTACCCAAGTTACAGGAGCCAAGGTCATCGCATACACCGCAATTCCGGCCAGTACAAGGAGAAGCACAAAAATGCCGCTGCAATTGAAATAATAACATGCTCCTAAGGCAATATAAATCACAAAAAGGCCTGCTGATCCGAAAAGCATCAATGCGCGACGACCAATTCGATCAACCAGGTACATGCCAATGAATGTAAAAATGACATTGATCACGCCAGTGATAATAATATTGAAAAGCATCCCAGAAACCGTATATCCAGCAGCTGTAAAGATTTCCTGGGCATAATTAAAAATAACATTAATCCCACACCATTGCTGAAAAACCGCAATAAAGCTTCCTAGCAACAACAACCGTAGCAGCTTCCCCTGAAATAAATTTCTCTTTCGGGATTTAGCCTGACTTAGTTCAGCCGCCTCGGCAATAGAACGTATATTTTCTGCTGCATACTCATCTCCACCCATGCGTAAAAATACACGTTTTGCCTGTTCGTGCTTCCCTTTTGTATATAACCAGCGCGGACTTTCAGGAATCAGGAAAAGTAGCAATAAAAAAATGACCGCCGGGATCGCTCCGGCCCAAAACATCCATCTCCACCCCTCTTGCGCATTCCAGGTTTCTAGCATAGATTCTCCGGCTAAAACCGGCTTTGCAATGAGCCAATTGACCACTTGTGCTGCAAGGATGCCCAGTACAATGGTCAATTGATTGATCGATACAAATTTCCCTCGACTTTCTGCGGGGGCGATCTCTGCGATATACATCGGTGCCAAATTGGAGGCTACACCGATACCTATCCCGCCCAAAATCCGATAGATAATAAAAGTGTCCAGTTCGGACGCCATACCGGTTCCCACTGCAGACATTATAAATAAAATTGCAGCAGTATAAATCAGCGGTTTTCTGCCATAGCGATCGGCCAATCCCCCCGAGAGCAGTACACCAACAAAGCTCCCCACAATCGCCGAAGACATGGCCCACCCCTGCAAGGCAGGATCGGATTCCAAATGAAAATAAGCCTCATAAAATGGCTTTGCACCACCAATAACTACCCAATCATATCCAAATAGAAATCCACCAATAGCGGCCACAAAAGTGATCAATAGCAGATAGGTCGTCGCAGTCTTTTGCATAAGAGTTTACATATTTAGATTTACTTAGGTAAAATTAATGGAATACTTGGGGAGAATCATGTAAGTGAACACGATAAACATGTAAAATATTACTATTTTTATACGAATAACCAAAAATAAGCCCGATTTATGAAACAAAACGAAGATGTCATCGCTGAAGGATTCAAAGGAGAAAAGGCAATTGTCCTTCCCTATGCCGTATGCAATTACCTGGAAGGCAACAACATCACATCAAAATTACACATCACACATATCGGCTATTATCCCAATGCTAAAAAACACTACCGTGATCGTCAAGAAGGATGTAAGGAATATATTCTGATTTATTGCGAAGATGGAAGCGGTTGGATAAAACAGGATGAAACAACGCACAACCTTAAAAGAAACGATGTATACATTATCCCGAGAGATAGCGCTCATTGCT
The Sphingobacterium multivorum genome window above contains:
- a CDS encoding sugar-binding domain-containing protein → MYRYIIVFVILFQSYTAWADGLNQLDLAGEWKVRLDPEDVGIEQGWAGKSFETSIKLPGTTDDAGLGALNTLTPALAKPQLSHLTRAHRYVGAAWYTRELSIPAGWAGKEMILTLERVLWESMIWIDGVAVVQKQRSLVSPHEFDLSSLLKAGKKHRLTIRVDNRKKLPISVDDMAHAYTDHTQIIWNGILGKIAIQAYDAVRLKSVYASPNLAKKEINLQINLRNKLAKGVVGKLKIAVKDNMGSLPPVEKTIQLSRGDSTINLSYLLGDRLKLWSEFSPHLYDIGVELKAADAVSTLRTSIGMRELSTDGTMLKVNGEPLFLRGTLECSIFPLTGHPPMDKAGWRKVFRTAREWGLNHLRFHSWCPPEAAFAVADELGFYLQIELPIWENNIGKDEGVMNFLYEEADRIIETYGNHPSFCFWSMGNELSGDFNALNALVKHLKEKDRRHLYTATSFTFQQGHGVKEEPYDDYLITQWTARGWVRGQGIFNSEAPTFNKNYSNALEGISIPVVTHEIGQYAVYPNLAEIKKYQGVLKPLNFISVAEDLKQKGLLHKAKAYTMSSGKLAAILYKEEMERALKTPGISGYQLLDLHDFPGQGTALVGLLDAFWDSKDILPAAEFRQFSAPVVPLLQFAKAVYTNNETFEASIDVSNYGQAVLKNQGISWFLKDGGKIIAQGHFQSTIEKGHQGHVGHFEVPLQAIGRAKKLTIQLKLEGTSYENHWNIWVYPQQVAVDFGEVSYTRELAEAMRLLKEGKKVLLNPDWKKIDGIEGKFVPVFWSPVHFPKQAGTMGLLCDPKHPVFADFPTDNHTDWQWWDLQIKSTTLITDQIKGGNAVVELIDNFANNRRLASLFEGTVGAGKLMIASFDLEADLANRPVAKQLLGSILTYMNSTKFRPKVIENPAMLSQVLRYKEAQEKSEPKAIY
- a CDS encoding DUF5107 domain-containing protein — protein: MTELTRYLIKSTVDQKGIVKAWEEQVAIPTYEIGTMEKNPIFAEKRVYQGSSGVVYPYPIIEKISDQKRNKIYQALFLENEYIKVMILPALGGRVHMAYDKVRERHFVYYNEVIKPALVGLTGPWISGGIEFNWPQHHRPTTFMPTEHLIEYNSDGSITVWCNEIERMFRMKAMQGFTLHPDKAYLEIKVQVYNRTALPQTFLWWANPAVVVNDDYFSVFPPDVNAVFDHGKREVSSFPIARGTYYKYDYSAGVDIAQYKNIPVPTSYMAIQSKYNFVGGYEAGATNAGMLHVADHHISPGKKQWTWGNGDFGVAWDRNLTDENGPYIELMAGVYTDNQPDFAWLQPYEVKSWSQYFMPYAEVGQVKNATKDVVLNMEVREQTAHIVLYTTGTYEGIRILLRNTAGKIYLDEQADCSPRNIYTQSVAGLDGDPTELLLTVYDKNNHEILVYQQEQAKDAKDMPKPAQAALLPEDIRSIEELFLTGQHLEQYRHATYNPLDYYKEALRREPNDIRCNNAMGAFLLRSGKINASIPYFETAIARATERNPNPYDGEPYYNLGVALQLSGDLNGAYAAFYKATWNAAWKDSGYFGLAQIDAKRGDWKAALEKIDHSLSRNWYHHKGRQLKASILRKLGAKDAALAFIQESMELDPFNMGCRFEWYLLNKEESIFSPILDLARVNIHSVIEYALDFAHAGLYEEASLLLEKNIEDVTLVYPMVYYTLGYFATQLGLHDRAKTYCDRAILMDPTYCFPNRLEEIAILRHAIGLNDADAKASYYLGNLWYGKRQHQDAADCWEHAIQLDGQFPTVFRNLALAYYNRIGKKKDAVTLLERAFSLDETDARLLMELHQLYKKEGRPYKERLALLDRYPDLVTLRDDLFLERITLFNLLGEYERAKTLLASRQFKPWEGGEGKVSRQYTISQLELAKKSILQSELQQALSLLEAIDYYPHNLGEGKLITMEENDIHYYKGLVYRLLGREEEAKVYFYKATEGADEPQQALFYNDPQPDKIFYQGLAWHELGDPGRAEQRFQCLIDHGKLYIDKPFKIDYFAVSLPDMDIWEENLDDKNKIHCLYVMGLGYLGNGDRALAMDYLSQVQQLDPNHQGSQAIMHSFLSETSLKK
- a CDS encoding sugar porter family MFS transporter, translated to MQKTATTYLLLITFVAAIGGFLFGYDWVVIGGAKPFYEAYFHLESDPALQGWAMSSAIVGSFVGVLLSGGLADRYGRKPLIYTAAILFIMSAVGTGMASELDTFIIYRILGGIGIGVASNLAPMYIAEIAPAESRGKFVSINQLTIVLGILAAQVVNWLIAKPVLAGESMLETWNAQEGWRWMFWAGAIPAVIFLLLLFLIPESPRWLYTKGKHEQAKRVFLRMGGDEYAAENIRSIAEAAELSQAKSRKRNLFQGKLLRLLLLGSFIAVFQQWCGINVIFNYAQEIFTAAGYTVSGMLFNIIITGVINVIFTFIGMYLVDRIGRRALMLFGSAGLFVIYIALGACYYFNCSGIFVLLLVLAGIAVYAMTLAPVTWVIIAEIFPTAVRAQAMAIATSLLWIACFVLTYTFPLLNQNLGAAGTFWLYGGVCFIGCLFLWSRLKETKGKSLEEIEQELEG